A window of Caretta caretta isolate rCarCar2 chromosome 13, rCarCar1.hap1, whole genome shotgun sequence contains these coding sequences:
- the LOC142068885 gene encoding ribonuclease-like — protein sequence MEEADPHPALSPSISPLTPLQVDPVTDMAMAPQGPCPLLFLILVLLATSLAQERSSAPNDQGDCKRLMQRRGLTCPTCKASNIFIHAPFSQVQNICGCGGKHVYGNIYVSIAHFDITECQLTSSFQGCCRYRTTVLRSGIRVTCL from the exons ATGGAGGAGGCAGATCCCCACCCCGCGCTGTCTCCATCcatctcccccctcaccccactgcaggTCGATCCAGTGACAGACATGGCCATGGCTCCGCAGGGACCCTGCCCCTTGCTCTTCCTGATCCTCGTCCTGCTGGCCACCAGCCTGGCCCAGGAAAG GTCCAGCGCCCCCAATGACCAGGGCGACTGCAAGCGCCTGATGCAGCGCCGCGGCCTGACCTGCCCCACCTGCAAAGCCAGCAACATCTTCATCCATGCCCCCTTCAGTCAAGTCCAAAACATCTGCGGCTGCGGAGGGAAACACGTCTACGGAAACATCTATGTCAGTATCGCACACTTCGACATCACCGAGTGCCAGCTGACATCCTCATTCCAAGGGTGCTGTAGATACAGAACCACAGTCCTCAGAAGTGGGATCCGTGTGACCTGTCTCTAG